A single region of the bacterium genome encodes:
- a CDS encoding ABC transporter permease has protein sequence YEIAETFKQSYLIGNKSLGLVGITGFIMGLVLTIQSRPTLAQFGAESWLPAMVAVSIVREIGPIMTALICSGKIGSSIGAELASMRVTEQIDAMQVSGTDPFKYVVVTRVLAAMFMIPVLTIFSDAFSFFGSYLGVNLQEDVSLDLFLSQAMTRLTFTDVIPAFIKTFFFGFAIGIIGAFKGYNANSGTEGVGKAANSAVVMASLWVFIIDLFAVQIVNIFSLQQV, from the coding sequence ATACGAGATAGCTGAAACGTTCAAGCAATCGTATTTGATCGGCAATAAATCGCTTGGTTTAGTCGGCATCACCGGTTTCATAATGGGTCTCGTGCTAACGATCCAGTCTCGTCCAACGTTGGCACAATTCGGTGCTGAGTCGTGGCTACCAGCTATGGTGGCAGTTTCCATTGTTCGGGAAATCGGCCCGATTATGACTGCTCTCATCTGTTCAGGTAAAATTGGTTCCAGTATAGGCGCAGAACTCGCATCCATGAGAGTTACCGAGCAGATTGATGCAATGCAGGTTTCGGGTACTGATCCATTTAAATACGTCGTTGTTACCAGGGTGTTAGCGGCGATGTTTATGATTCCTGTTCTTACGATTTTCTCCGATGCGTTCTCCTTCTTTGGATCGTATTTGGGAGTCAATCTACAAGAGGATGTGAGCCTCGATTTATTTCTTTCGCAAGCGATGACACGACTAACCTTTACCGATGTTATACCTGCCTTCATCAAGACATTTTTCTTTGGATTCGCAATCGGGATCATCGGCGCATTTAAAGGGTACAATGCCAACAGCGGCACGGAAGGAGTTGGTAAAGCAGCGAATTCAGCTGTCGTGATGGCTTCGCTTTGGGTTTTCATTATTGATTTATTTGCGGTGCAGATCGTTAACATCTTTTCGCTGCAGCAGGTATAG